A segment of the Zingiber officinale cultivar Zhangliang chromosome 8B, Zo_v1.1, whole genome shotgun sequence genome:
TCGCACAATTTGTCCACCTTAAGATTCGCGTCGGATGCTATCTCTGCCAGGTACGCATCCACTAGCTTCCCGACAAGCTTAAGCAAACCGGTCTGAGACGCCCTTTCCGCCACCGCCGCAGCCCTTTCCgcctcttccccttcctcttTGCCATGTGGTGCGCCTCGCTCGGCCTCTATGCCGGCAAGGTAGTAGCGGAGGATCCGTTCGACGCAGTCAACGTCATATAGCGTCTCGGCCAGGTAGGAATAACTTGGGATCAGGAGGTCGTCCAGCGTCGCCATCTCCAGCTGCGACGCAATTTTGCGCTCGAGAGCAGTTCGCGCGGTCTCGGAGGCGCGGAGAATGTGGGCGGTACGGAGGAGGCCGAAGAGGAACTTTgtggcggaggcggaggcggaggagGCCGTCGCCGCCGAGTTCTTTCCCACAGGAAGGTTGGCGATCACCGTCTCCAATAGCTCCCGCTGCTCCGTTTCGGACGCGACCGGCGCAGAGGAGTGCCTACGCCTGGAGCGGGACAGCCCCGGGATGGACAGCTGAGCGTAGGAGATTAGGGATCCTTCGATGGCATCGGAGTTCAGTTCGCGCGTCTTCATTGCAGCGATCACGCGCTTATACATCGGGAGGCTCAGGATCGCAAGATCCTCCAACCAGGAACCGGCACCGGCGGCGAAAGAGGATGACCGGGGCCCATTTCTCCGGCGGAGCATCCCAGTTTCTATCCCGTTCCAGAGGATCTGTTCGCCGCTGCCACTGCCCACGCGGAACCCTTCGTTGGCAGACCATCCGAAGAGGGAGTTCGTGTCCACGGCAGATGCGCCGGCCGCGATGGCGTCGACGCACTGTTGTGTGATGCCAATGTCGTCGGCGAGCGGAAGGATATCCTCACACGACTTGAGGGTTTTGATGGCCAGACGGATGCTGGGCAGCACGGTTTGAGCGATGAACTTCTGTGTCCGAGCGACGAGGTTGTCCTCGAACAATTCTTCGGTCATCTCGAGGTACTCCGCTGCACAGCGGAGTGGCGCCACGTTCCAAGGGTTGAGGTCGACCTTCACGCCGTAGCAGAACTTGGCAGCCATCTCGAATGCTTCACAACTGGCCGGGAAATCCTCAAGTGTGATGTGTCGATGAGCCTCCGCctcctcttccccttcttcttcttcctcctcctcgatCTCTACTCCTTCATCGCCCTCTCGCGGCTCCCCTGCTTTAACTCCTTCGTTCTGCCTTCTTCTCGGGGTCTTTTTAGGGTTCTCCTCCATCTCCGTGATCAGCCGCTGAATCCTCCCACTCCTCGCCATCAAAGGAAACTGTTCGAAGGAATGAAAACTAAAACTTTTTCTAGCAAAATTCTCAACCAATTCAACAAACAACCAAGTCGAGGATCACCTTATGGAGATGGAAACTCATTCCATCTACTTCGATCGCGATGTCACTCGGCAATCCAGTGGTGAAACAGTACCTACAAAGACCAACATTTCTTTTTCATTCCAACCAAAACAAGAAATAGAAAAGAGAAATCGCAATGGAGCACAAAATTCACCAAGCCTGTCCCTTGGAACCGGGTTCCTCCTTCCCCATCGCCGCCTCTCTCCTTCTGCCTAACCAGGCCCCTACTCCGAGAGCTGCAGCTTAAATCCCTAATTTCCCCCGAGCGTCGGATCCGAAGACCGTCAGAGGCAAATTCCTGCGTCCGGAAGTGGCATCTCTTTCGACGTTTGTTTCCACTCCGCCATCGTCTTGTCCGCTAACGCGACGGGCTGGTTCGACAAGGGCCGATCGACAAGGATGGGTTTTAAAGCAGGGAACAAAAGATAAAGGCGAGAATGAGCAGTGCGCATCAAAAGCCTGCTTCCTTCCGCCTGGGACAAGCACGCTCTGCTTGGCCATTAAAGTACGGTATGCAAGCGAGCCCCTCTGAGGCTGAGCGGGGCTCAATAATTAACTTGCAACGACAATAATGGTGGTAAATCCCTAACCAATAGGGAACAACAATAATACCAGCGAAGGTGGCTGCAGTCACGCAGTTTATTTTAATCTATCTCCCACGCAACTCGACTCCACGATCTCCACCTCTTCAAGTCCGAGTCATGAGATTTTTGAGGTCTCGCAGTTCAGGCTCATCAATTCCCCCCAGCTACCTCCGTTTCAGAGTGCATTCCGCCATTAATGCAGAAGCCTCGGACGCTGCATGCATTCACTCCACAAACACCATGTCTGCTATTTTTCTACAAAATGCCGCGTGGTTCATTATTACGATCCATTCTGGCGAATGCTCTTTGGATCGGAACGGATGCTCTCCTTAAATTGCAGTGATGCTAATAAATGGTTTGTTAAATAATTGTGTGTTATGGATCGTCAATAAagttaaaattcttttttttttaaaaaaaatgtctttTTTG
Coding sequences within it:
- the LOC122017098 gene encoding BTB/POZ domain-containing protein At5g66560-like, whose protein sequence is MGKEEPGSKGQAWYCFTTGLPSDIAIEVDGMSFHLHKFPLMARSGRIQRLITEMEENPKKTPRRRQNEGVKAGEPREGDEGVEIEEEEEEEGEEEAEAHRHITLEDFPASCEAFEMAAKFCYGVKVDLNPWNVAPLRCAAEYLEMTEELFEDNLVARTQKFIAQTVLPSIRLAIKTLKSCEDILPLADDIGITQQCVDAIAAGASAVDTNSLFGWSANEGFRVGSGSGEQILWNGIETGMLRRRNGPRSSSFAAGAGSWLEDLAILSLPMYKRVIAAMKTRELNSDAIEGSLISYAQLSIPGLSRSRRRHSSAPVASETEQRELLETVIANLPVGKNSAATASSASASATKFLFGLLRTAHILRASETARTALERKIASQLEMATLDDLLIPSYSYLAETLYDVDCVERILRYYLAGIEAERGAPHGKEEGEEAERAAAVAERASQTGLLKLVGKLVDAYLAEIASDANLKVDKLCDLAVALPDEARVYHDGLYRAIDIYLKTHLRMKEEEKERLCGVMDYRKLTLEACMHAAQNERLPLRAVVQVLFFEQLQLRRVIAGTLLAPEEDEMEEAAAPTEASAVAAGNRGSGEEGGVWRAAMRENQVLRLDMDSMRNRVQELERECSSMKKDLAKLDSDSEGAPGVEREERERRRQRRDRSRFRCRFSTQVCDSHERNVVESRQVARRELSP